From Nostoc punctiforme PCC 73102:
TCTTAATTCTGAGTAATTCAGATGTGAAAATTACTTCTGTTTTCTTTTTGTTTTTACTCCCTTTTGGTCGTCCACGTCCACGTTTTTCTTTGGTTTTGATTTCTGGATTTGGCGATACACTAGTTTTTTCCACATCGCTTTTTACGACCTGTTCTATTTGAATCGGAAATGAGTGTCTTTCTTCGACACTTACTAACGATAATGTAAAGAAAGATAGTCCTGATATTGGTTTACTTATTAAGCTGGAAAAGAACCTATCCAACCCATAAGTTTGTTTCCCTGATTTGCTGACTACAACTTCATCTCCTGCAAGCAAATATATCTCATTCGCACGAAACAAATGCTTACGAAAAAATAGCCAAAACAATGTCGCCCAAGGTATTACTGTATGAAAGAACCTTAACATCGTCTGATAACTACCACCAGTCCCTGTCCAACGAGAAATCCCCAACATGGTGACTCGGCCGCTCATTGCTAACATAGCCAGGATTATCTGGTTTAATTGCCGCATCGTTGTAGCGTTTATCTGCGGCAAGAGGCACTGTAACAGTGATAGGATGTCCGACATGGGCTGATTGTGGTTTTGAGTTGTCGTTGTGAGAGACAATAACTCTACTACATCGGCCCTCTCTCTTCATCCTCTTATTTTGGCTAAGGTATTGCTAAGACAATGTTTTTAGTCGGCACTTGACATCAAAAATAAGTGCATATACACTTACCCTATGGATAAACACACTAACCCAATCAACACTGATTTTTTAGGTCAAGTGGGTTCAGCATGCGCCTGTTTCAATCTCCGAAAGGCTTCTCGTGTTATGACACAACACTTTGACGAAGTACTCAGGCCAAGCGGATTGCTAGTGACTCAGTTCACCATTCTGGCTGCTGTAGCGATCGCAAAATCAGCCACGGTCAACGAGTTAGCGGAGATACTAGTGATGGATCGCACGACCTTAACCAGGAATCTCAAGCCCCTTGAACGTGAAGGATGGTTAAAATCCGAACCTGGGCAAGACCAGCGAACTCGTATCATTGCCTTGACCGAAGCCGGGGAAGCTGTCTTAGCGAAAGCTTTACCATTGTGGAAACAGGCTCAAAGCATGGTTGAGACAGCACTTGGACAGCAACGATGGAACACTTTGTTGGCGCATTTAGTGGAAGCAACAGCACTCTTGCGTTAAGTCTAAAATTTTTCTCCAAAAAGTGTATATGCACTTAATTTCTCTATGTTGGCAGTTGATGATCATTCAAAGAAATCATCGGCACCTCGTGTCAAGGAGTCAGTAACATGAAAACGATTGCGGACGTAGCGCCGATGACATAGTGGCAGAAGTTCAGGGCTTGGATCATCGCGTTTAAGGAAGCGATGGATTTCAGAGAGACGGACATTCTGAGTGATCGCATCGAAAGTCTCGAACTACGAATCGCCGATCTCGAAGCGCAATTTCACGATTCAAACGATTGCATTTCCAGCTCCATCAACCCAATCATTGAAAGTGAGGCACATGAAACTTTATAGTGTTCCTATTTCACCCTTTGCCGCCCGCGTGCGGTTGTCCATCTATCGCAAAGGTCTAAACATTGAAATTGTCCCACCGCCAGAAGGAGGCATTAAAAGTGATGCCTATTTAGCTCTGAACCCTATGGGACAGGTGCCGACTTTGTTATTGGACTCTGGTTTTGCACTCCCAGAATCAGCAACGATCCTTGAATATCTAGAAGATGTCTTCCCAACACCATCTTTGCGACCGACTGATGTTGAGGATTTAGCCCGTGTTCGTTTGTTCTTGCGCCTCCCAGATTTTCATATTCGACCATCCATCTTTGCTTTAAGAGGTATGCGAGATCCAGCTAATCGCAATGAGGACGTGGTTAAAACTCAATTTGAAGTTCTCGATCAGGGCTTGTCATATATCGACCATTACCTGAGCGAAGATGTCTGGGCAGTGGGTAATCGACCGTCAATCGCTGACTGTGCCCTTGTCCCGATATTCAATATAGTCAGTTTCATGGTATTGGTCTATAACCACTCGGATATCATCAGCAAGTATCAAAAGCTTAGTGCTTATTGGCAGGCAGCCAAGACCGATGAAATTAACGCCAAAGTGATTGCCGAACAACTGGCTGCCATACCAAAAGCTTAGGAGTTTGCGGAAAGAAGGCAGATGGAACAAAGATCCTGGACAAATCCACCATCAAGTTCTCATAGCATTATTAGCAAAATCATTACAAAAAGGTAGGTGATCATGGAAGAGGGCATATCGGATAATCCCGGAGTAATTGCTTTTCCGCCAGCACTCTATGCTGGAACATTATTAATCGGATTAGTACTTAGTTTCATGTTTCCAATCGACTTTTTATCGCGATCTGTAGCACTAGCTTTGGGAGTATTAGCAATTATTTGCGCGGGTTTGATAGTAACTTCAGCTTTTCGGACGATGAATCGCGCACAGACAGAGGTTAACCCTTCACGTCCGACAACAGCGATTGTTTCGGATGGAGTTTTTAGGTTAAGCCGCAACCCAATTTATTTGTCTCTGACGCTGTTTTACATCGGCATCGCGTTGCTATTGGGTGCGCTCTGGGCATTGCTACTATTATTCCCCCTTTTAGTGATTGTGCAAATCGGGATTGTTCAGCGCGAAGAGAATTACTTGGAGCGTAAATTTGGCGATGAATACTTACGCTACAAGGCACGGGTGCGTCGCTGGGTATAAAAGGAAAAGGGGATTCATGTTAAAGGGGAAAGGGATGATGATTGTCGCGTCACTTGCAGGCGAGGTTTTTACCTTTCCCCCTTCTCCCTCTTATAAAGTACCTATTAAAACCAATTGAAAATTCCACCAAAATCTATACCGATTTATAACTATCAACGCTAGAGGCTTCTATGGCTAAATTTGATAACCATCCTACCGTGAGATGGTGGCGTGAGCAGTCTACAAACAACCCAAAAACAAGCACAGTCGCTTTGAATTCTGATTCACTCCGAACACTTTGTTTGGATGCGGGTGCTGATGATGTAGGATTTGTGGAAATTTACCGACCCGCGATCGCCGACCAACATGCCGAAATTCTGGCAGTATTTCCACCCACCAAAACATTGATTAGCTTTGTCTGCTGCATGAATCGGGAAAGCGTTCGCACTCCAGCGCGATCAATCGCTAATCTGGAATTTCATGCCAATTACGACCATGCAGATGAAGTGGCTCGAAACCTCGTCAAAGCATTCGCGCAGATTGGTGTCCGAGCCTTGAATCCGTCAGTGGCATTCCCAATGGAAATGGATCGTTATCCAGACAAAAAAGCCTGGATTATATCTCATAAACCTGTGGCTGTTGAAGCAGGATTAGGACACATAGGAATTCATCGAAACGTGATTCATCCAAAGTTTGGTAATTTCATTGCCCTCGGCACAGTTTTAATCGATACAGAAGTAACGGAGTACGCTCACCCGATCAATTACAATCCCTGCATTGAGTGTAAATTGTGTGTTGCGGCTTGTCCTGTAGGCGCGATCGGGGCTGATGGTAGTTTTAGTTTTTCAGCTTGTTACACTCATAATTATCGTGAGTTCATGGGCGGATTCACAGATTGGACAGAGACGATCGCTGACAGCAAAAGTGCTAGTGATTATCGAAAAAAAGTCAGTGCTTCTGAATCAGCCTCAATGTGGCAAAGCTTGTCTTTCAAGCCGAACTACAAAGCAGCTTACTGTATTGCGGCATGTCCGGCGGGAGAAGATGTAATTGCTCCATTCTTGAGCGATCGCAAAGCATTTATTAAAGATGTGGTCAAGCCATTGCAGGACAAAACCGAAACCATCTATGTGGTGCCGGGATCGGATGCCGAAAACTATGTTGTCAAACATTTTCCCAATAAAACGGTGAAGCTTGTGAGCAGTGGCATTCGTCCTCAATCGATTCAAGGATTTCTCTTTGGATTACCATTGTTATTTCAACGCAATCAGTCGGAGGGATTGAGTGCAATTTACCATTTCACATTCACTGGCTCTGAGTCTCGTCGTGCAACAGTGACGATTCAAAATAAAATGGTACGAGTTCAAGAAGGACATCTTGGGAAAGCAAATATTTCTGTCACGGCAGATAGCAAAACTTGGCTGGGTTTTCTTGGCAAGGAACAAAATTTAATTTGGGCACTGCTGCGATGTAAAATTCGGGTTAGTGGTTCTCTTAAGCTACTTCAGGCATTTGGTAAATGTTTTCCTACCTGCAATATTCATTAAATTCTAGAAATGCCTAACTAATTACCCCGCAAGGGGACTGAAACTTTCAAGTGCGGCTAACACTAATAATCAGGGTGTTAAGTTTTAATCAGGATGTTAAGTTTCCAAAACTAATTATCCTGCGAGGGGAGACAATACCGGAACTAATTGAGGGCTAGTCATTCTTTTGTTGACCCCGCCAAACCCCGCAATTGTCTCCAACTTCAGCTATTGGCCATAACACCAACACGGAGAGCAATCCGCTTATATTTGTTTGGATTGTAGGGCATACCTGTATGCATAACTTGGGAGTTATCCCAAAACACAATATCTCCAGCTTGCCAAATATGGGCATAAACTGGTGTACAGGAAAGAATCTCCTGAAACAATTCCTGCCAATACTGTTTAGCAGCTTCTGGTTTGTTTTCTAGCCCTTTGAGAATCGAAGTGTCTGAACCCAAATATAAACAATAGCGCCCAGTTACTTTGTGAGTTGAGACAATTGGATGTAATTTCCGAGGAATCTCTACCCCTGGCTGTGGGGAGATAGGTGAGAGGTGATACATCGACAGTAGTTTTAATTGCTGCTGATGTTGGGGAGCGAGATTGTGGTAGGCTTCCACCATATCGAGAAAGAGAGTGGTGTGGGGGTGTCCATCCGTTCCTTCGTCCGGGATGGACACCCCATAAAGCATCACAACATAGAGGGCATTCATATCCAGTCCCTGTGTTTTAGGGAGATGGTCTTTATCGTGATGCCATTGCCAAGCAACCTTGCCGACCACCTCACCAGAAAGCCCCTTGGGATTACCTAAAATGGAGACTCCAGGACTTTGTAAGTCTGGAGCGATTTCGGGATCTAGAGGCTTGGGGCGACGACCAAGGGTTGAGTCACCAAACGTCTGGATGGCAAAGTCTTTCAACTGGGATGCCGTCAGTTTTTGCTTTCTGACAACAATAACCCCGTGTTCCCAGAGAGATTGCTTCAATTCCTCAACTTGTTGGTCTGTTATAGATGCAAAATTACAATCTCGTAAAACTTCCTTGCCCAGTCTTGAATGCTGCCGTACGGTCAACAATTTATTCATCTTAAGTAAATACCGTTTGATAATATTATTCACCTAAAGTTTCGTGCTTTACGCAAAAAACGAATCATCTTGAAGTTGGCATTACGAATTTTAAAGGTCAGCATCAGCCATGTTAGAAAAGCTACTGCTGAGGGAAAACTTAAAACAAGACCCTGTTTTGAAGACTTTGATTGTAATTCATCAGCCGAACGCTACAAATTACACAACAGAATTGGCAACGCATACATGAGTTTAAAATAGTATTTTTGTACTATTTATTGACAAATAAGTACTTGTTGCTAAAATCTTTTAACAAAGCCAGGGTAAGTTGAGTTAGCGGGACTTAAACAAAAGTTAAGAGCGAAAAAGAGTATAATACTTAGCTAGCATAGCTTTCACGTCGAAAAAAGCTCATGAAAGAAACCACCCCCGCAGCCATGCCCCCATGCTTTGAAAGATGGTGTCAACGGTTTGATGATGTATTTACTCATAAAGCTCAAAAAAGAGAATTTAGACACTATGTAGGGGGATTATTGGGTGAAAGTGAGAGAAAGAACCTGTTTCAAATGGCAGAGAATGCCGTAGGGGTGACTTACCACCGATTACACCACTTTTTAACTGAAGCACCTTGGTCGAGTTCTCAGGTCAATGAGCGTCGGTTAGAGATCATGAACAAGTGTAGCCAGACGAGAATTAGTAGAGGCTTTAGCCTAATCATTGATGATTCTGGGCATAGGAAAAGTGGAAATTTTACGGATGGAGTGGGAAGGCAATATATCGGAGAAATAGGCAAAACAGATAATGGAATAGTAGTGGTAACAACACATCTATATGATGGACGAAAAAGCTTACCATTAGATATAGAGCTATATCAGCACGCTAATTCTTTAGCCGAAGGGAAACAAGACCCAGAATTTGAAAAGAAACCAGAATTAGCAATTAAATTAGTAGACCTAACTTTAAGCCGTAGGTATCAACCAGCAATAGTTATTGTAGAT
This genomic window contains:
- a CDS encoding SCP2 sterol-binding domain-containing protein → MAKFDNHPTVRWWREQSTNNPKTSTVALNSDSLRTLCLDAGADDVGFVEIYRPAIADQHAEILAVFPPTKTLISFVCCMNRESVRTPARSIANLEFHANYDHADEVARNLVKAFAQIGVRALNPSVAFPMEMDRYPDKKAWIISHKPVAVEAGLGHIGIHRNVIHPKFGNFIALGTVLIDTEVTEYAHPINYNPCIECKLCVAACPVGAIGADGSFSFSACYTHNYREFMGGFTDWTETIADSKSASDYRKKVSASESASMWQSLSFKPNYKAAYCIAACPAGEDVIAPFLSDRKAFIKDVVKPLQDKTETIYVVPGSDAENYVVKHFPNKTVKLVSSGIRPQSIQGFLFGLPLLFQRNQSEGLSAIYHFTFTGSESRRATVTIQNKMVRVQEGHLGKANISVTADSKTWLGFLGKEQNLIWALLRCKIRVSGSLKLLQAFGKCFPTCNIH
- a CDS encoding MarR family winged helix-turn-helix transcriptional regulator; translated protein: MTQHFDEVLRPSGLLVTQFTILAAVAIAKSATVNELAEILVMDRTTLTRNLKPLEREGWLKSEPGQDQRTRIIALTEAGEAVLAKALPLWKQAQSMVETALGQQRWNTLLAHLVEATALLR
- a CDS encoding TauD/TfdA dioxygenase family protein, which codes for MNKLLTVRQHSRLGKEVLRDCNFASITDQQVEELKQSLWEHGVIVVRKQKLTASQLKDFAIQTFGDSTLGRRPKPLDPEIAPDLQSPGVSILGNPKGLSGEVVGKVAWQWHHDKDHLPKTQGLDMNALYVVMLYGVSIPDEGTDGHPHTTLFLDMVEAYHNLAPQHQQQLKLLSMYHLSPISPQPGVEIPRKLHPIVSTHKVTGRYCLYLGSDTSILKGLENKPEAAKQYWQELFQEILSCTPVYAHIWQAGDIVFWDNSQVMHTGMPYNPNKYKRIALRVGVMANS
- a CDS encoding glutathione S-transferase family protein, which translates into the protein MKLYSVPISPFAARVRLSIYRKGLNIEIVPPPEGGIKSDAYLALNPMGQVPTLLLDSGFALPESATILEYLEDVFPTPSLRPTDVEDLARVRLFLRLPDFHIRPSIFALRGMRDPANRNEDVVKTQFEVLDQGLSYIDHYLSEDVWAVGNRPSIADCALVPIFNIVSFMVLVYNHSDIISKYQKLSAYWQAAKTDEINAKVIAEQLAAIPKA
- a CDS encoding methyltransferase family protein, with product MEEGISDNPGVIAFPPALYAGTLLIGLVLSFMFPIDFLSRSVALALGVLAIICAGLIVTSAFRTMNRAQTEVNPSRPTTAIVSDGVFRLSRNPIYLSLTLFYIGIALLLGALWALLLLFPLLVIVQIGIVQREENYLERKFGDEYLRYKARVRRWV